A window of Elgaria multicarinata webbii isolate HBS135686 ecotype San Diego chromosome 2, rElgMul1.1.pri, whole genome shotgun sequence contains these coding sequences:
- the PLEK2 gene encoding pleckstrin-2: MEEGSGILKEGFLVKKGHVVHNWKARWFVLLQDRLLYYKVVGGKKESSPKGRILLDGCTITCPCLEYENRPSVIKLRTKTNTEYFLDSCSREERDSWALDITGAIHAGNPVQVQQLHLMKNSFKLPSNISLNHIIDKMHDNSNGIKLTPNTGQGSTYKESFTGSMMVDWLISNSFAASRLEAVTLASMLMEENFIKPVGARSVEAIRNGDLAEQFLDDSTALYTFAESYKKKISSKEELHLNILELSGTIVKQGFLIKQGHKRKNWKVRRFVLRADPAFLHYYDPTKEDNRPVGGFTLRGCLVSALEDNGVPTGVKGNVQGNLFKIITKNDIHYYIQASCKAERAHWIEAIKKLT; encoded by the exons ATGGAGGAAGGGAGTGGAATATTGAAAGAGGGTTTTCTCGTTAAAAAG GGCCATGTTGTCCACAACTGGAAAGCAAGATGGTTTGTTCTTCTCCAAGACAGGCTGCTCTATTATAAAGTTGTGGGAGGAAAGAAGGAGTCTTCTCCAAAGGGCAGGATTCTTCTAGATGGCTGCACTATCACCTGCCCATGTTTAGAATACGAGAACAGGCCG TCGGTCATTAAACTGAGGACAAAAACCAATACAGAATATTTCCTAGACTCTTGCTCTCGCGAAGAGCGTGACTCTTGGGCTTTAGATATAACTGGTGCTATTCATGCTGGCAATCCAGTGCAAGTTCAGCAGCTTCACCTCATGAAAAATTCCTTCAAACTGCCTTCAAATATCAGCCTGAA TCACATCATAGACAAAATGCATGACAACAGCAACGGAATTAAGCTAACACCCAACACAGGACAAGGCAGCACATATAAAGAAAGCTTTACAG GCTCTATGATGGTGGACTGGCTGATTTCCAATAGTTTTGCAGCCTCCCGGCTAGAGGCAGTTACATTGGCCTCTATGCTGATGGAAGAAAATTTCATCAAGCCTGTGGGAGCCCGGAGTGTTGAAGCCATAAGAAATGGTGATCTGGCGGAGCAGTTTTTAGATGACTCTACAGCACTGTACACATTT GCTGAAAGCTACAAGAAGAAAATCAGCTCCAAAGAAGAGCTTCATCTTAACATTCTTGAACTGAGTGGCACAATTGTAAAACAAGGTTTTTTAATAAAACAG GGGCACAAGAGGAAAAACTGGAAGGTGAGGCGCTTTGTCCTGAGGGCTGATCCTGCTTTTCTACACTATTATGACCCCACAAAG GAAGATAACAGGCCAGTTGGGGGTTTTACTCTCCGTGGCTGCCTTGTCTCTGCATTGGAAGATAATGGAGTCCCAACAG gaGTGAAAGGAAATGTGCAGGGGAACCTCTTCAAAATCATCACAAAGAATGACATTCATTACTACATACAGGCCAGTTGCAAGGCAGAGAGGGCACATTGGATTGAAGCTATCAAAAAGCTAACATAG
- the LOC134393752 gene encoding galectin-related protein A-like, with amino-acid sequence MISSLYSGSFVCFVYIQEKKRKPFSVDFSGGMSVPGQNKMSENDGSTNVERYVGEIKGGLRPTMKITIMGVICPNPKSFSVTLLCDPMNDQTSEDVGLLLLVSFIEKSIVRNSRIAGKWGKEEKTIPYFPFTAEDSFKMELLCEHQQIRVLLDGRQLCSFSHRVQPMQRVTALHISGDLKLTKVA; translated from the exons ATGATATCCTCTCTTTATTCTggctcttttgtttgttttgtatatatccaagaaaagaaaagaaaaccattttCTGTAGACTTCTCAGGAGGCATGAGTGTACCAGGTCAAAATAAGATGTCAGAAAATGATGGGAGCACAAAC GTGGAGAGATATGTTGGTGAAATTAAGGGCGGACTGAGGCCAACAATGAAAATCACAATCATGGGTGTAATATGCCCGAACCCCAAAAG TTTTTCAGTGACTTTGCTCTGTGACCCCATGAATGATCAGACAAGCGAGGATGTTGGGCTATTACTTCTAGTCAGTTTTATTGAGAAATCCATTGTCCGAAATTCACGGATTGCTGGGAAATGGGGTAAAGAGGAAAAGACAATTCCTTATTTCCCATTTACAGCAGAGGATTCATTTAAG ATGGAGCTCTTATGTGAGCACCAGCAGATTCGGGTCCTGCTTGATGGACGTCAGCTTTGCAGTTTCAGTCACCGTGTGCAGCCTATGCAAAGAGTTACCGCTTTACATATCTCAGGAGACCTCAAGCTCACAAAGGTGGCATGA